A region from the Paenibacillus humicola genome encodes:
- a CDS encoding protein arginine kinase, whose protein sequence is MSKRSFARHALSDWMKGTGPDSDIVISSRIRIARNLSGFPFPMLATNQQAREVMERLTAVAESGRLSGLGHFDTIPLSELNELERRVLVEKHLISPNLANESRCGALILSSNESVSIMVNEEDHLRIQCLYPGFQINEAWELASRIDDIFEEVTDYAFDEHRGYLTSCPTNVGTGIRASVMMHLPGLVLTQQINRILSAITQVGLAVRGIYGEGSEVQGNLFQVSNQITLGQSEGEIIENLFSVAKQIIEHERAARQRMLEESRLRLEDRIFRSYGILSNAFIVDSKESAQRLSDVRLGIDLGLIEDASPQVMNEMMVMTQPGFLQQLFEEKMSPEQRDVRRAELIRRQLHRKPDHGGA, encoded by the coding sequence TTGTCGAAACGTTCGTTTGCAAGGCATGCGCTGAGCGATTGGATGAAAGGCACCGGTCCCGATTCCGATATCGTCATCAGCAGCCGGATCCGGATCGCCCGAAACCTGAGCGGTTTCCCGTTTCCGATGCTCGCTACGAACCAGCAGGCCCGCGAAGTGATGGAGCGCCTGACGGCGGTCGCAGAATCGGGAAGGCTGAGCGGCCTTGGACATTTCGATACGATTCCGTTGTCCGAACTGAACGAGCTGGAACGGCGCGTGCTGGTCGAGAAGCATTTGATCAGTCCGAATCTGGCGAACGAATCCCGGTGCGGTGCGCTTATTCTGAGCAGCAACGAATCGGTAAGCATTATGGTGAATGAAGAGGATCATCTGCGGATCCAGTGCTTGTACCCGGGCTTTCAAATCAATGAAGCATGGGAGCTGGCAAGCCGCATTGACGATATTTTTGAGGAAGTGACCGATTACGCGTTCGATGAGCACCGCGGTTATTTGACTTCCTGTCCGACAAACGTCGGTACCGGCATCCGGGCTTCGGTCATGATGCATCTGCCCGGTTTGGTGCTGACGCAGCAAATCAACCGCATTTTGTCGGCCATTACGCAGGTCGGCCTTGCGGTCAGAGGGATTTACGGGGAAGGCAGCGAGGTGCAGGGAAATCTGTTCCAAGTATCGAATCAAATAACACTGGGGCAGTCGGAAGGCGAAATTATTGAGAACCTGTTCAGCGTGGCGAAGCAAATTATTGAGCACGAGCGAGCGGCAAGACAGCGTATGCTGGAAGAGTCGCGGCTTCGCCTCGAGGACCGGATCTTCCGGTCCTACGGGATTTTATCCAATGCCTTTATTGTGGATTCGAAAGAATCCGCCCAGCGTCTGTCCGACGTGCGGCTCGGCATTGATCTCGGCTTGATCGAGGATGCCTCGCCGCAAGTGATGAATGAAATGATGGTGATGACTCAGCCGGGTTTTCTTCAGCAGCTATTTGAAGAGAAAATGAGTCCCGAACAGCGGGATGTCCGGCGCGCGGAACTGATCCGCAGGCAGCTTCATCGAAAACCTGATCATGGGGGTGCTTGA
- the pcrA gene encoding DNA helicase PcrA, whose translation MLNEYGIDQAVQKLNPPQREAVQATEGPLLIMAGAGSGKTRVLTHRIAYLIEKRRVAPWSILAITFTNKAAREMQQRVASLVGPSGQDIWVSTFHSMCVRILRKDIGRIGFTSNFSILDSADQLSVIRNCMKDMNIDTKKFEPKGVQAAIGGAKNELLTPERFENRAGSYFDQIVAKVYASYQKRLKSNNSLDFDDLIMTTIQLFKDEPDVLHFYQNKFRYIHVDEYQDTNRAQYMLCRMLADKHHNICVVGDSDQSIYRWRGADITNILNFEQDYPESKTIMLEQNYRSSANILNAANAVINLNAGRKPKKLWTDRGGGESIGVYVAESEHDEGYFVTSEIRKHVSKGRKYADHAILYRTNAQSRVIEETLIKSDIPYQIVGGIKFYDRKEIKDLLAYLRLVSNPDDDISFVRIVNVPKRGVGDTTVARLAEIAGERGVSLHALLEELDWLDVTGRARTSLREFREMIGNLTRMVEYLSVTELTEKVLELSGYREELSRENTLESKARLENIDEFLSVTMDFEKRSEDKSLVSFLTDLALIADIDSMGRTEAEDGEKDAVVLMTMHSAKGLEFPIVFIIGMEEGVFPHSRALMDHEELEEERRLAYVGITRAEERLYLSCARTRTLFGRASANLPSRFLTEVPDEVKEEASPGTVIGRRAGGIGYGAGSRGSAGTGGFGFRGAGGRPGAVGASGAAGAGSSGVRVSTPLDAARAAGAGAAGDAAARDFAAGDKVSHAKWGVGTVVSARGTGNDKELQIAFPAPVGVKKLLASFAPITKV comes from the coding sequence ATGCTGAATGAATACGGTATCGACCAGGCGGTGCAGAAGCTGAATCCCCCGCAGCGGGAAGCGGTGCAGGCAACGGAAGGGCCGCTGCTTATTATGGCGGGAGCGGGAAGCGGCAAAACGCGGGTGCTGACCCACCGGATCGCGTATTTGATCGAAAAGCGCCGCGTCGCTCCGTGGAGCATTCTGGCGATCACCTTTACGAACAAGGCGGCTCGAGAGATGCAGCAGCGTGTCGCGTCGCTTGTCGGTCCCTCCGGACAGGATATATGGGTGTCCACCTTTCACTCGATGTGCGTGCGCATCCTGCGCAAGGATATCGGCCGCATCGGATTTACGTCCAATTTTTCCATTCTCGATTCGGCGGACCAGCTTTCCGTGATCCGCAATTGCATGAAGGATATGAATATCGACACGAAAAAGTTCGAGCCGAAAGGCGTACAGGCGGCGATCGGGGGAGCGAAGAACGAGCTGTTGACGCCGGAACGGTTCGAGAACCGGGCAGGGAGCTACTTCGACCAAATCGTGGCCAAAGTATATGCAAGCTACCAGAAGCGGCTCAAGAGCAACAACTCGCTCGACTTCGACGACCTCATCATGACGACGATCCAGCTGTTCAAGGACGAGCCGGATGTGCTCCATTTTTACCAAAACAAGTTCCGTTATATCCACGTCGACGAATATCAGGACACGAACCGCGCGCAGTATATGCTCTGCCGGATGCTGGCGGATAAGCATCACAATATTTGCGTCGTCGGCGACAGCGACCAGTCGATTTACCGGTGGCGGGGCGCGGATATTACGAACATTTTGAATTTTGAACAGGACTACCCGGAATCGAAGACGATTATGCTGGAGCAGAATTACCGTTCGTCGGCGAATATTTTGAACGCTGCGAACGCCGTGATCAATCTGAATGCCGGTCGCAAGCCGAAGAAGCTGTGGACCGATCGCGGCGGGGGCGAATCGATCGGGGTATACGTGGCGGAATCCGAGCACGACGAAGGGTATTTCGTGACGTCGGAAATTCGCAAGCATGTTTCAAAAGGGCGAAAATACGCCGATCATGCCATTCTTTACCGGACAAATGCACAGTCCCGCGTGATCGAGGAAACTTTAATTAAATCCGATATTCCGTATCAAATTGTCGGCGGCATCAAATTCTATGACCGGAAGGAAATTAAAGACCTGCTCGCCTATTTGCGGCTGGTCTCCAACCCGGACGATGACATCAGCTTCGTGCGAATCGTCAACGTGCCGAAGCGGGGCGTCGGCGATACGACGGTCGCCCGGCTGGCGGAAATCGCCGGGGAGCGCGGCGTTTCGCTGCATGCGCTTCTCGAGGAGCTCGATTGGCTGGACGTGACGGGCCGCGCCCGGACCTCGCTGCGCGAGTTTCGCGAGATGATCGGCAATTTGACCCGGATGGTCGAATATTTGTCGGTCACCGAGCTGACGGAGAAGGTGCTCGAATTATCCGGCTACCGCGAGGAGCTGAGCCGCGAGAATACGCTGGAATCGAAAGCGCGGCTCGAGAATATCGACGAGTTCCTGTCGGTGACGATGGACTTCGAGAAGCGAAGCGAAGACAAGTCGCTCGTATCGTTCCTGACCGATTTGGCGCTGATTGCCGATATCGATTCGATGGGCCGGACCGAGGCCGAGGACGGCGAGAAGGATGCCGTCGTGCTCATGACGATGCACAGCGCCAAAGGCCTCGAATTCCCGATCGTTTTCATCATCGGGATGGAGGAGGGCGTGTTCCCGCACAGCCGCGCGTTGATGGACCACGAGGAGCTCGAGGAGGAGCGCCGGCTTGCGTACGTCGGCATTACACGCGCCGAAGAGCGCCTGTATTTATCCTGCGCGCGGACCCGCACGCTGTTCGGCCGCGCGAGCGCGAATCTGCCGTCGCGCTTCCTGACCGAGGTGCCGGACGAGGTGAAAGAGGAAGCCTCGCCCGGCACCGTAATCGGGCGGCGCGCCGGCGGCATCGGCTACGGCGCCGGCAGCCGCGGCTCCGCGGGAACCGGCGGGTTCGGGTTCCGCGGCGCGGGGGGACGCCCCGGCGCGGTCGGGGCGTCCGGCGCGGCGGGCGCCGGCTCTTCCGGCGTGCGCGTAAGCACGCCGCTCGACGCCGCACGCGCGGCCGGAGCGGGCGCCGCCGGAGACGCGGCGGCGCGCGATTTCGCGGCGGGTGACAAGGTATCGCACGCCAAATGGGGCGTCGGCACCGTCGTCTCCGCGCGCGGCACCGGCAACGACAAGGAGCTGCAGATCGCATTTCCGGCTCCGGTCGGGGTAAAGAAGCTGCTCGCAAGCTTTGCTCCGATTACGAAAGTATAG
- a CDS encoding STAS domain-containing protein, which yields MEQPLTIEKRSFQNGMVLKLAGDLTKAAEADLLEGPGGAGSLGEDVRFLALDLSRVPYINSGGMAVLIRLARNGKKAGVHTFAWGVTPHYEKLFRMVGLTEFVMLYPDEFAVFERIESLEP from the coding sequence GTGGAACAGCCGTTAACGATCGAAAAACGTTCCTTTCAAAACGGAATGGTGCTCAAACTGGCCGGCGATCTGACGAAAGCGGCGGAAGCGGATCTGCTTGAAGGACCGGGCGGCGCCGGAAGTCTCGGCGAGGACGTCCGTTTTCTTGCGCTGGATTTAAGCCGGGTCCCCTATATCAACAGCGGCGGGATGGCGGTTCTGATCCGTCTCGCCCGGAACGGCAAAAAAGCCGGAGTACACACCTTCGCCTGGGGCGTGACGCCGCATTACGAAAAATTGTTTCGCATGGTCGGATTGACCGAATTCGTCATGCTTTATCCGGATGAATTCGCCGTCTTCGAACGGATCGAATCGCTCGAGCCGTGA
- a CDS encoding heptaprenylglyceryl phosphate synthase has translation MKPAIYENWRHAFKLDPDKELSDEALEAVCTSGTDAVIVGGSSGVTYDNTNELLSRIRRYPVPCALEASSGEAAVPGFDYYFIPLVLNGEAEWLVRRQLEALRLYGVFIPWEQTAAEGYVILNGASEAARRTGAETELDAEQIEAIVRMADRLMRLPILYIEYSGVFGDMERLGRIRELLTGARLFYGGGIDGPEKARAAAAWAHTVIVGNAVYDKLNEALSTVAAVKENID, from the coding sequence ATGAAACCGGCGATATATGAAAACTGGAGGCACGCGTTCAAGCTGGATCCCGACAAGGAGCTGTCCGACGAAGCGCTGGAGGCGGTCTGCACGTCCGGCACCGATGCGGTGATCGTCGGCGGCTCGAGCGGGGTGACCTATGACAATACGAATGAGCTCTTGTCCCGGATCCGCCGCTACCCGGTGCCGTGCGCGCTTGAGGCATCCAGCGGAGAGGCGGCCGTTCCGGGCTTCGATTACTACTTCATCCCGCTTGTACTTAACGGCGAGGCCGAATGGCTTGTCCGGCGGCAGCTTGAGGCGCTGCGCCTATACGGCGTGTTTATCCCTTGGGAGCAAACGGCCGCGGAAGGATATGTGATCTTGAACGGAGCGTCGGAGGCCGCCCGGCGGACGGGCGCCGAAACCGAACTGGATGCGGAGCAGATCGAAGCCATCGTGCGCATGGCCGACCGGCTGATGCGTCTGCCGATCCTTTATATCGAATACAGCGGCGTATTCGGCGACATGGAGCGGCTCGGACGAATCCGGGAGCTGCTGACCGGGGCGCGGCTTTTTTACGGGGGCGGCATCGACGGTCCGGAGAAGGCGCGCGCCGCTGCGGCATGGGCCCATACCGTCATCGTCGGTAACGCGGTCTACGACAAACTGAACGAAGCGCTCTCAACCGTAGCGGCCGTTAAAGAAAATATCGATTGA
- a CDS encoding UvrB/UvrC motif-containing protein, whose product MICQECEKRPATLHFTKIVNGEKTEFHICESCAREKGEGLPGTANGFSIHSLLSGLLDFEPGGTAGAGSAKQQTLRCDACGLTYAQFSKMGRFGCSQCYAKFGDKLDPILKRVHGNTVHTGKVPKRSGGKIKLKRQIEQLRRDLNEQIVREEFESAAKLRDQIRELERKAAEG is encoded by the coding sequence ATGATTTGTCAGGAATGCGAAAAAAGGCCAGCCACGCTTCATTTTACGAAGATTGTGAACGGCGAAAAAACGGAGTTCCATATTTGCGAATCGTGTGCGCGGGAGAAGGGCGAAGGTTTGCCGGGCACGGCAAACGGTTTTTCCATACACAGCCTGCTGTCGGGTCTGCTCGATTTTGAACCGGGCGGAACCGCGGGGGCAGGCAGCGCAAAGCAGCAGACGCTGCGCTGCGACGCATGCGGTCTCACGTACGCCCAATTTTCCAAAATGGGGCGGTTCGGCTGCAGTCAATGTTATGCCAAATTCGGCGACAAGCTCGATCCTATCCTAAAACGCGTACACGGTAATACGGTGCATACCGGAAAGGTGCCGAAGCGATCCGGAGGCAAAATTAAATTGAAACGCCAAATCGAACAGCTCCGGCGCGATTTGAACGAACAAATCGTACGCGAAGAGTTCGAAAGCGCGGCGAAACTCCGTGACCAGATTCGCGAGCTGGAACGAAAAGCGGCGGAAGGCTGA
- the clpC gene encoding ATP-dependent protease ATP-binding subunit ClpC encodes MMFGRFTERAQKVLALAQEEAVRLGHNNIGTEHILLGLNREGEGIAAKALIGLGLSLEKIQDEVEALIGRGQEQPTNIAYTPRAKKVIELSMDEARKLGHTYVGTEHILLGLIREGEGVAARVLNNLGISLNKARQQVLQLLGSSEAVSSSHGTASNVSTPTLDGLARDLTAFAKDGNLDPVIGRSKEIERVIQVLSRRTKNNPVLIGEPGVGKTAIAEGLAQKIIAGEIPETLRDKRVMTLDMGSVVAGTKYRGEFEDRLKKIMDEIRQAGNIILFIDELHTLIGAGGAEGAIDASNILKPALARGELQCIGATTLDEYRKYIEKDAALERRFQPITVDQPSPEEAVQILHGLRDRYEAHHRVKITDEAIEQAVKLSDRYITDRFLPDKAIDLIDEASSKVRLKSYTVPPNLKQLENRLEDIRKEKDSAVQSQEFEKAAALRDTEQKIREELDTTKNQWKEKQGRTDSEVTPEDIAQVVASWTGIPVSKLAEEETQRLLKMEDILHDRVIGQEEAVKAVSRAIRRARAGLKDPKRPMGSFIFLGPTGVGKTELARALAEAMFGDENAVIRIDMSEYMEKHSTSRLVGAPPGYVGYEEGGQLTEKVRRKPYSVVLLDEIEKAHPEVFNILLQVLEDGRLTDSKGRVVDFRNTLIIMTSNVGAEQIKRNSSLGFTAAQDAGRDFNIMKDKVMAELKKSFRPEFLNRIDETIVFHSLDQEHIAQIVTLMSDELRKRLREQEVDFTLTDTAKAFLAKEGFDPQYGARPLRRAIQKHIEDRLSEDLLMGNISKGDTLTIDEKDGELVVTRSNAEPAAKS; translated from the coding sequence ATGATGTTTGGACGATTTACCGAGCGGGCGCAGAAAGTGCTCGCATTGGCGCAGGAAGAAGCGGTTCGTCTCGGTCACAACAATATCGGGACGGAGCACATTTTGCTCGGCTTGAACCGCGAAGGGGAAGGTATTGCAGCCAAGGCGCTTATCGGTCTCGGTCTCAGCCTGGAGAAAATCCAGGATGAAGTCGAGGCGCTCATCGGCCGCGGACAAGAACAGCCGACGAATATCGCATATACGCCGCGGGCGAAAAAAGTAATTGAGCTGTCGATGGATGAAGCCCGCAAGCTTGGTCATACGTACGTCGGGACGGAGCATATTTTGCTTGGGCTTATCCGTGAAGGCGAAGGGGTTGCGGCGCGAGTGCTGAATAATCTCGGCATCAGCCTCAATAAAGCACGGCAGCAAGTGCTTCAGCTGCTCGGCAGCAGCGAAGCGGTTTCCAGCAGCCACGGCACCGCTTCGAACGTAAGCACGCCGACGCTCGACGGTCTGGCCCGCGATTTGACGGCGTTTGCCAAGGACGGCAATCTGGATCCGGTCATCGGCCGGAGCAAAGAAATCGAGCGCGTCATCCAGGTGCTCAGCCGCCGGACGAAAAACAATCCGGTGCTGATCGGCGAACCTGGCGTCGGCAAAACGGCGATCGCCGAAGGGCTCGCGCAAAAAATAATTGCCGGCGAAATTCCGGAGACGCTTCGCGACAAACGCGTTATGACGCTGGACATGGGCTCCGTCGTTGCGGGCACGAAGTACCGGGGTGAGTTCGAAGACCGGCTCAAAAAAATTATGGATGAAATCCGCCAAGCGGGGAATATCATCCTGTTCATCGACGAGCTGCACACGCTGATCGGCGCTGGCGGCGCGGAAGGCGCAATCGACGCCTCCAACATCTTGAAGCCGGCGCTTGCCCGCGGCGAGCTGCAGTGCATCGGCGCGACGACGCTGGACGAATACCGCAAATATATCGAAAAGGATGCCGCGCTTGAGCGCCGCTTCCAGCCGATTACGGTCGATCAGCCGTCACCTGAAGAGGCGGTTCAAATTTTGCACGGACTGCGCGACCGCTACGAAGCGCATCACCGCGTGAAAATTACGGACGAAGCGATCGAACAGGCCGTCAAGCTGTCGGATCGTTATATTACGGACCGGTTCCTGCCGGATAAAGCGATCGACCTGATCGACGAGGCCTCCTCCAAAGTACGTCTCAAATCGTACACGGTACCGCCGAATCTGAAGCAGCTGGAAAACCGGCTCGAAGATATCCGCAAGGAGAAGGACTCGGCTGTGCAAAGCCAGGAATTCGAGAAAGCGGCGGCTCTTCGCGATACGGAGCAGAAGATCCGGGAAGAGCTTGATACTACGAAGAACCAATGGAAGGAAAAACAAGGCCGCACCGATTCCGAGGTAACGCCGGAAGACATCGCGCAGGTTGTGGCAAGCTGGACCGGCATTCCGGTCAGCAAGCTGGCTGAAGAAGAGACGCAGCGTCTGCTGAAGATGGAAGACATCCTGCACGACCGCGTCATCGGCCAGGAGGAAGCCGTAAAGGCGGTCTCCCGCGCCATCCGCCGCGCCCGCGCCGGGCTCAAGGATCCGAAACGCCCGATGGGCTCTTTCATCTTCCTCGGTCCGACGGGCGTCGGGAAAACCGAGCTGGCCAGAGCGCTTGCGGAAGCGATGTTCGGCGATGAGAATGCGGTCATCCGCATCGATATGTCGGAGTATATGGAGAAGCACTCCACCTCCCGTCTTGTGGGAGCTCCTCCGGGATATGTCGGCTATGAAGAGGGCGGCCAGCTGACCGAGAAGGTACGCCGCAAGCCGTATTCGGTCGTCCTGCTCGACGAAATCGAGAAGGCGCATCCGGAAGTGTTCAATATTTTGCTGCAGGTGCTGGAAGACGGACGGCTGACGGATTCGAAAGGCCGCGTCGTCGATTTCCGCAACACGCTTATCATCATGACGTCGAACGTCGGCGCCGAACAAATCAAGCGCAATTCTTCGCTGGGCTTTACCGCCGCGCAGGATGCCGGACGCGACTTTAACATCATGAAAGACAAAGTGATGGCAGAGCTGAAAAAAAGCTTCCGTCCGGAGTTCCTGAACCGGATCGACGAAACGATCGTCTTCCATTCGCTGGACCAGGAGCACATCGCACAAATCGTGACGCTCATGTCCGACGAGCTGCGCAAACGGCTGCGCGAGCAGGAAGTGGACTTCACGCTGACCGATACTGCGAAAGCTTTTCTCGCCAAGGAAGGCTTCGATCCGCAGTACGGCGCGCGTCCGCTGCGCCGGGCGATCCAGAAGCATATCGAGGATCGCTTGTCCGAGGATCTGCTGATGGGCAATATCTCCAAAGGCGATACGCTGACGATCGACGAGAAGGACGGCGAGCTGGTCGTGACGCGTTCGAACGCCGAACCGGCTGCAAAATCGTAA
- the ligA gene encoding NAD-dependent DNA ligase LigA codes for MRELAEQIEHHNYQYYTLDQPTISDKEYDALYDKLVELERQAGYALEDSPTQRVGGDILKGFEPHRHRARLWSLDKAQDREALLAWNARVLKGINDFNSKNPDAVPLPEPSYVIELKFDGLTLNLTYEGGKLVQAATRGSGVVGEGILAQVKTIKSIPLTIPFTGGRIEVQGEGIMFLSVLEAYNKTAVDPLKNARNAAAGALRNQNPRITAERRLSAFIYNVGYAENVAFATHQDMQRFLQDNRFKVNPYSTYWNTIEEVTAELERIEAMRGELDYLIDGAVVKLTDMRTREVLGYTDKFPRWAVAYKFEAEETTTILESVSWEVGRTGKITPVARVEAVELAGVSVQNCTLNNIGDIERKNLKHALGTRVFIRRSNDVIPEILGKADDEPGAEIVYPDACPSCGTALELRGAHLFCPNKLGCKPQTIGRITHFSSRDAMDIETFSVMTAEQLFDECGVHDPADLYDLTYDNLIGLERFGDKKARNLLEAIEKSKDRELAAFLFALGIPNTGKATTKMLADHFGSLEAVRSAAIEELVNLPDVGGIVAESIYTYFRDPVAASSIDRMIASGVKAKSDAPPPVRTDSAFSGKTVVLTGTLATMSRDEAAKKLEALGAKVSGSVSKKTDFVIAGENAGSKLTKARDLGITVIEDEDAFKKMLGE; via the coding sequence ATGCGCGAGCTTGCGGAGCAAATCGAACATCATAACTATCAGTATTACACCTTGGATCAACCGACGATCAGCGACAAAGAATACGATGCCCTGTACGATAAGCTTGTCGAATTGGAACGCCAGGCCGGCTATGCGCTGGAGGATTCCCCGACTCAGCGGGTCGGAGGCGACATTCTGAAGGGCTTCGAGCCGCACCGTCATCGGGCCCGCTTGTGGAGCCTCGATAAAGCGCAGGACCGCGAAGCGCTTCTCGCATGGAACGCCCGTGTCCTGAAAGGGATCAACGATTTCAATTCCAAAAATCCGGACGCCGTCCCGTTGCCGGAACCGTCCTACGTCATCGAACTGAAATTCGACGGTCTTACCCTGAATTTGACCTATGAAGGGGGAAAACTCGTTCAAGCCGCAACCCGCGGCAGCGGCGTTGTCGGCGAAGGTATTTTGGCCCAGGTTAAAACGATTAAATCCATTCCGCTGACCATTCCGTTTACGGGCGGGCGGATCGAAGTGCAGGGCGAAGGCATCATGTTTCTATCCGTGCTCGAAGCCTATAACAAAACCGCCGTCGATCCGCTCAAGAACGCGCGCAATGCTGCGGCCGGCGCGCTGCGCAATCAGAATCCGCGCATAACGGCCGAGCGCCGCTTAAGCGCATTTATCTACAATGTCGGTTATGCCGAAAACGTCGCGTTCGCCACGCATCAGGACATGCAGCGTTTTCTGCAGGACAACCGGTTCAAGGTCAATCCGTATTCAACGTACTGGAATACGATTGAAGAAGTGACCGCCGAGCTGGAACGGATCGAAGCGATGCGCGGCGAGCTGGATTATCTCATTGACGGAGCCGTTGTGAAGCTGACCGATATGCGCACGCGCGAAGTGCTCGGCTATACCGACAAATTCCCGCGCTGGGCGGTCGCGTACAAATTCGAGGCCGAAGAGACGACAACGATTCTCGAATCGGTATCCTGGGAAGTCGGCCGAACCGGGAAAATCACGCCTGTTGCGCGTGTCGAAGCGGTCGAGCTGGCGGGCGTTTCCGTGCAAAACTGCACATTGAACAATATCGGCGACATCGAACGCAAAAATTTGAAGCATGCGCTCGGCACCCGCGTCTTTATTCGCCGCTCCAACGACGTGATCCCCGAAATACTCGGAAAAGCGGACGACGAGCCCGGGGCGGAGATCGTATACCCCGACGCATGCCCGTCGTGCGGCACGGCTCTGGAGCTGCGCGGAGCCCATTTGTTTTGTCCCAACAAGCTCGGCTGCAAGCCGCAGACGATCGGGCGCATCACTCATTTTTCTTCCCGGGACGCCATGGATATTGAAACGTTCAGCGTCATGACGGCGGAGCAGCTGTTCGATGAATGCGGCGTGCACGACCCGGCCGATCTGTATGATCTGACCTATGACAATTTGATCGGATTGGAGCGCTTTGGCGACAAGAAGGCGCGCAATCTGCTCGAAGCGATCGAGAAGTCCAAGGACCGCGAGCTTGCCGCCTTTCTGTTCGCGCTCGGCATTCCGAATACCGGCAAAGCGACGACCAAAATGCTCGCCGACCATTTTGGCAGCTTGGAGGCGGTCCGTTCCGCTGCAATAGAAGAATTGGTGAACCTGCCGGATGTCGGGGGCATTGTGGCGGAGAGCATCTATACGTATTTCCGCGATCCGGTTGCGGCCTCCAGCATCGATCGAATGATCGCCAGCGGCGTGAAAGCGAAGTCCGATGCGCCGCCCCCCGTGCGAACGGACAGCGCGTTCAGCGGCAAAACGGTGGTGCTGACCGGCACGCTTGCGACGATGAGCCGCGACGAAGCGGCGAAAAAGCTCGAAGCGCTTGGAGCGAAGGTAAGCGGCAGCGTATCGAAAAAGACGGATTTCGTCATCGCGGGCGAGAATGCAGGCAGCAAGCTGACGAAAGCGCGCGATCTTGGCATAACGGTAATCGAAGACGAGGACGCGTTCAAAAAAATGCTGGGCGAATAA
- a CDS encoding CtsR family transcriptional regulator, whose protein sequence is MRNISDLIEQYLKHMLQESTDGAVELQRNELADRFSCVPSQINYVISTRFTLEKGYMVESKRGGGGYIRIQRIDLPALTAIQGHIAQTVGDEVDQSTAEGLIYQLEEAKLISRREANLLRAAVCRDAIAVKLPLRDQIRARLLRAMLLTLLVK, encoded by the coding sequence TTGCGCAACATTTCCGATCTCATCGAGCAGTATTTGAAGCATATGCTGCAGGAGAGCACTGACGGCGCCGTGGAGCTTCAGCGCAACGAGTTGGCGGATCGATTTTCCTGTGTACCGTCCCAAATCAACTACGTGATCAGCACGAGGTTTACGTTGGAGAAAGGCTACATGGTGGAGAGTAAACGAGGCGGCGGAGGGTATATCCGTATCCAGCGCATCGATCTTCCCGCTTTGACGGCCATCCAAGGTCACATCGCGCAGACGGTCGGAGACGAAGTGGACCAGAGTACGGCGGAAGGATTGATTTATCAGCTCGAGGAAGCGAAGCTCATTTCACGCAGGGAAGCCAATCTGCTGAGGGCTGCGGTATGCCGCGACGCCATTGCGGTAAAGCTGCCGCTGCGGGATCAGATTCGCGCCAGGCTGCTTAGAGCGATGCTGCTGACGCTGCTCGTGAAGTAA